A region of the Polynucleobacter asymbioticus genome:
TCAATCACGTGCATATTTTCACTAGGATTGATTGCAGCAACGATGGAATAAATGACTCCGGAGTCCTGCAAAAAGTTTTGGCCAAATCGTTTACGAGCGCGATGCGTCATGTCTCTAGTTTCTTTACATTAACAGCTAATTGATAGGCGAGTCGCAAAGCCTCTAACATGCTGCCGGAGTCTGCTAAGCCTTTACCAGCAAGGTCTAGCGCCGTACCGTGATCTACTGAAGTGCGAATAATCGGCAATCCTAAGGTGACATTTACGCCACCCCCAAAGCTCACAAACTTAAATGGTGCCAAACCTTGATCGTGATACATCGCAATAAAAGCATCCACACTATCCAAGGCATTTGCATCAAACATCGTATCGCCTGGATAGGGCCCACTTACTTGAATACCCAAATCTTTCGCTGCTTCGATTGCGGGAGCAATTATGTTAATTTCTTCGCGACCAAGATAGCCTGATTCACCTGCATGGGGATTTAGTCCCGCCACTCGAATCACCGGCTTAGCGATACCAAATTTTGTCCGCAAGTCCTGATCGACGATCTGGATTGTTTCCAGAATATTCTGAAAACCAAGAGCGCCTGGAACTTCTCTTAAAGGCAGATGGGTTGTAACCAAAGCTACCCGGAGGTCGCGACTTTTCTGTAGCCCTAAAAAACCTGCTGGTAATGTCGCACACAACATCATGACAACATGCTCTTGCTGGCAAAGCTTAGCTAGATATTCAGTATGTCCAGTAAATAGGTCTTTGCTTGCTGTATCCCCATCATTGATCACACTTTTTTGTATAGGCGCAGTCACCATTGCATTAAAGCGTCCTACAAGACATCCCTCAACTGCAGCATCTAGCATATTCAGGACATACTGAGCGTTAGCGGGATCGAGCTGACCGGCTATTACAGGGGCGGCCAAGGAAATCGATTCCACCTTCAAGCGATTTGATAACTCTTGAGGAATCTTAGTTGCTGGAAT
Encoded here:
- the pdxA gene encoding 4-hydroxythreonine-4-phosphate dehydrogenase PdxA — translated: MIQQPALVNLVISSGEPAGVGPEVSVAAAVAFLQEQPASMITLLGDPSLIPATKIPQELSNRLKVESISLAAPVIAGQLDPANAQYVLNMLDAAVEGCLVGRFNAMVTAPIQKSVINDGDTASKDLFTGHTEYLAKLCQQEHVVMMLCATLPAGFLGLQKSRDLRVALVTTHLPLREVPGALGFQNILETIQIVDQDLRTKFGIAKPVIRVAGLNPHAGESGYLGREEINIIAPAIEAAKDLGIQVSGPYPGDTMFDANALDSVDAFIAMYHDQGLAPFKFVSFGGGVNVTLGLPIIRTSVDHGTALDLAGKGLADSGSMLEALRLAYQLAVNVKKLET